In Chryseobacterium gleum, a single genomic region encodes these proteins:
- a CDS encoding DUF932 domain-containing protein: protein MGHNLNFNNRTGRYSFFSVKEKAWHGLGQIVQDYPTSAEAIRHAGLDYEVEKSPLFTKGSGIVQISDGIVIQDTEIEVPNYFANIRTDNNTVLGVVGRDYHIVQNKDAFKFFDSIVGGGSGILYETAGALGQGERIFITAKLPNYIRIGGSDDVIEKYIFLTTSHDGSGSITAAFTPIRIVCQNTLNASLRNMSNVVRIKHTAGAKQRLSDAHKVMGLANTMTTQMDGIFNHWATIKIKDSEVKKLIQLALCPNTEAYNLLKKGAEDELSTMFKNTVDDAFAYAMMNDTQQLETTKGTLFGAYNAVTGYFQNVRNYKDNESKLQSIVLGGTAQLKSQKAFDLCTSFEKIGTDIFQLN from the coding sequence ATGGGACACAATTTAAATTTCAACAACAGAACAGGACGCTACTCATTTTTTAGTGTAAAAGAAAAGGCATGGCACGGACTAGGACAGATTGTTCAAGACTACCCCACCAGTGCCGAAGCAATCAGACACGCAGGTCTTGACTACGAAGTAGAAAAAAGCCCTTTGTTCACCAAAGGATCAGGAATTGTACAGATTTCGGACGGTATCGTTATTCAGGACACTGAAATCGAAGTACCTAACTATTTCGCCAATATCCGCACAGATAACAATACCGTTCTCGGCGTTGTGGGTAGAGATTACCACATTGTGCAAAATAAAGACGCCTTTAAGTTTTTTGATTCTATCGTAGGTGGTGGAAGTGGTATTCTGTACGAGACTGCAGGAGCACTCGGGCAGGGCGAACGCATATTCATTACCGCCAAACTTCCAAATTATATCCGTATAGGAGGTTCGGATGATGTGATTGAAAAATACATCTTCCTGACCACAAGCCATGACGGAAGCGGAAGCATTACAGCAGCCTTTACACCGATCAGAATCGTATGCCAAAACACCCTGAACGCATCACTGCGCAATATGAGCAACGTTGTAAGAATCAAACATACCGCAGGCGCAAAACAACGTCTGAGTGATGCCCACAAAGTAATGGGACTGGCAAACACCATGACCACGCAGATGGATGGAATTTTTAACCATTGGGCAACCATCAAAATCAAGGACAGCGAAGTTAAAAAGTTGATACAGCTTGCCTTATGCCCAAATACGGAAGCCTATAACCTGCTAAAAAAAGGGGCTGAGGACGAACTATCGACCATGTTCAAAAATACGGTTGACGATGCCTTCGCATACGCCATGATGAACGATACACAGCAACTGGAAACAACCAAAGGCACGCTGTTCGGGGCTTACAATGCCGTAACTGGCTACTTTCAAAATGTACGGAACTACAAGGACAATGAATCGAAGTTACAGAGCATCGTTCTCGGAGGTACTGCGCAACTGAAATCACAGAAAGCATTCGACCTATGCACATCTTTCGAGAAAATCGGAACAGACATTTTCCAACTGAATTAA
- a CDS encoding single-stranded DNA-binding protein: protein MNISGRLTQDATVSKTTSGKEVVNFRVAVNDGYKNKQGEWVDNTAFIECAYWRSAKPVSWLKQGLYVELTGQISARAWNGKDGNPKAGLNFTTSNIKPAWGTASEKDSLQASKKQEPANTAKEDENDDLPF from the coding sequence ATGAACATTTCAGGAAGGCTGACACAAGATGCAACCGTCAGCAAAACAACATCAGGTAAGGAAGTGGTAAACTTCAGGGTGGCGGTAAATGACGGCTACAAAAACAAACAGGGGGAATGGGTGGACAACACCGCATTTATTGAATGTGCCTACTGGCGAAGCGCAAAGCCAGTCTCATGGCTCAAACAGGGGCTATATGTAGAACTAACAGGACAAATCAGCGCAAGGGCGTGGAATGGAAAGGACGGCAACCCAAAAGCGGGGCTGAACTTCACAACCTCCAATATCAAACCCGCTTGGGGAACAGCATCGGAAAAAGATTCTCTGCAGGCTAGTAAAAAACAGGAACCTGCCAACACTGCAAAAGAGGACGAAAATGATGACCTACCATTTTAG